DNA from Kogia breviceps isolate mKogBre1 chromosome 3, mKogBre1 haplotype 1, whole genome shotgun sequence:
ACCTACAAGAGGCCAAGGCGGGCACTGGCAGGAACAAAAGGGCAAACCGGATGGAGCCTGGTGCCAAGGCAGCTGGAGAGGGCCCTGAGGGGGAAGGCCTGGTGCCAGATCACAGCCAGAGGCTGCTTCTCAAAGAGGAGCCTcaaatttctgtgttttttttttttttaacaagtctcTCCAGGATGTGAGATTCATCATTTCTTAGAACCCAAGATGTCTAAGGCCCCCCTTCTCTGGGGTCCCTGAGGTTTGGGCCAGAACAGTAGGGAAACAGTGACCAGGGGTATAACAGGAGGGGCAGCTGATAGCAGCTCCTACCCTTCTCTTGAATGTGATatgagcccccagccctgccttcattAGGTTGTTTGCCAGACCAGCTCTGTCACACCCACACCCCCGCTTTCCTGCCAAACCTCTACCCTGACTATAAAGAGGTACAGAGTGCCCTGCCCCTGCCTGCTTTGAGACCCTTGGCAGGAAGCGGAACTGTGGGTGATTGAAGAGCACTGTCAGGGCTTGTGTCACCCTTCAGGGCCTGGGCCCCAGTCCAGCAGCAGGGGCATCACCTCAGAGACCCTCGACCCACCTCCATTACCCCTATTTCTCTCCAAATACATTGTAAACATCACATTTATTTGAGGTTTTCAAACCTCCAAAAAGCACAGGAACAGCAGGGCTCTCCTTCATGCTGCCCTGGGCTCCAATCTGTCAGGCATGCAACCGAACTGCGAGATGAGTCAAGACATCTTCAAGAGCAGGGCCGGGGAGGAGCCAGCCCCACTCTTTCCTGTCCCCATCCCCACAGCCTGGGCCTGGACTGCAATCAGCAGGGAGGACCCAGCCAATCCCCAGATCCCTCCCACTGCAGGGACCTCTTCTCCGTGgccaccttccctctccctcctccagcctctctgACCCTACTTCTGGAGCTTGGAGCCTGAGCTGCATGCATTGATCCCTCACACTGGGACCAAACCAGCTGCTGTCAGGCTGTTTCTGTCAGCCCTGGCTCTCCAGTCAGGTAGCCAGCAGAGCACAGCAGGCCTGGCTCTCCTGTCATCACGCTGTGTACCCAGCTCAGACCGGGTACTCGGCAGGGGACCAGGATCAGCAAAGGCTTGTCCAGAGAACCACTGTGGGTGAGAAGGGCAGGGCCGCCTGACTCAGCCTTTCCCAGTCTCCAGGGTCTCCCAGCCTCCACTCATTGGCTCTTGCTGGGCCTGAAACTTCTCAGGGCCTCAACAATCCAAGATGCAGTGTCAATGACTCCTCCTCCAAGATGCCCCCCTGGCTTGGTGCCAGGCTTGGGGCTGGGCTATGGACAGTCAGCCAAACCTGCTACTTCAAGGCCCTGAGGACAGCCTCCAGCTTCATGGCCACGGCCAGGTCGCCCTTCACCTTCAGCCGCCCGCTCATGTAGGCCCCCAGGGGCCGCAGCTCCCTGCACAACAGGGCCTGCAGGTCCTCCTCAGCCATCTCCACCACCACATCAGGGATGGCATCAGGCACCCCACGTCCCACCCTCCCTTGCCCTGtggggagaaagaaaactgaGCATTAGTAGGGGGACGACTATGCTGAGGGGGTAGAAGAGGTTAGCATGTCCCACTGGGAGGGGTGGAAATAGCGGTTAAGCGTTCAAGTTCTAATACCCTGGGTTCAAGTCTCATTGGCTGTGTGAccactcagagcctcagtttccaaattggtgaaatggggatgatgataatCCCTAAATCATACGCTGATGATGAGAAGTAGGTGAGATAACGCACAAAACATGCTCAGCGCTGAGCCTGCCATGAACAGGACTGCAACGTGTGTGGGGGCTCTTGGTACAGGAAGCTCGGCCATCTGAGTTGTCCTGCTGACGAGGACAGGGCAgggagactgaggcctggatAGTCACTGTCTGCAAATGGCATCTGAGCCCCTGATTGCTATGGGTTTGCCCTAAACTGCCGGCAGGAGCAGGGCCCAGTCTGAAAAAGGACCATGGGTGGTAGGGGCTACGAGCAACCCAGGTGGGAAGGAAGAGAGCAGGGAGGGCAGCTGCACCTGTAGTGAGGTCCAAGAAGTAGATGCTCTGGGTGCCACTGGGCAGGACGACATTGAACTGGTAGCAGGCCCCGACCTGGCTGACCAGGGCCTCACACAGGAAGGGCTTCAGAGCCGTCAGCAGCCCCTCGGCCACTGGCTGCTTGGGGCTGGACCCGACACCACCATGAGGGGCAGGCGGCTCAACCTCGTTCACCATATCCAAGGTATCTGCTGGGGGCGGCCAAGGGGattggggagggaggcagagagaaggaggtcAATGTGCTGCCAAGGTCAACGTGTGGCCTCCGTACCTTCACGGCAGTTCCCTCTTACACCCTCTTCAGGCCCACGTTCAGTTTCCTCCTCAGTTTCCTAAGAAGCTGCCCTTGAGTTTTTAGCCATAACCCCAAATCCCATTTCTAAGCTACTCCAGCCTTGAATCCAAAACTCTTTTCTGGATGCTGTTGCTTCCTCCCGTGGAGGCTCCCAAAGGCCTCCACACACTCAGACACCTGGACTCTTCTCACTGCCTTAGCTCTGGTCAGCTCTAGAATCGGGGTGGCCTCAACAGCTGCACGGGGTGTGCACTGCACAAGCTGCTTGGTTAAGGGAACAAGTAGCAAAGTTCAGTCTGTGCTGGACACCAAGCTGAGCGCCCTGGGGAGCACCCTCACTCTTTCCCCGAGGCTCCTTACCTGGCTCAGGGAGTGGGGCACCTCCTGCCACTGAAGACATGCCTCCTCCCAGGAAGTGGAGGGCCAGCTGCTGCAGGGTGCTGTCCAGGCTGGGCCCAGCTGGACTGTCCTGGGGCAGCTGGAGCACGGCCTCCACTGCCAGCTCCACGCGGtccacctccagcccccaggcCCTGGTCACATCATTGATCTCCAGCTGGAGGATGGTGTGGGGAGAAATGGCACTCATTTAACAAACCTTTCCAGAGCACGTTCTTTAGGCAGGCTGGTATGGCCACGGTGGCACATGAGGCTCCAAGCCTGCCCTTGAGAAGTTCCCAGCCTGGGACGGAGGCAGAGGGCAATTACAACCCAGCTGTGGGAAGCTGGTAGTGAGCAATTAGGAGAGggtgtggggcagggaggagggggtgatGCCAGGTGAAGGGGCATCAAAGGAGGACCCTTCCAGGCAatgggaacagcaggtgcaaaaatgcagaaaggagcacCTCGAATGTTCGGGGAACTGTGAGGAACCACAGTTCCACCTAGCTGGACCCTCAATTGTGGCCTGGGACATCAGAGACAGCCGAGGGCTCAGAGGAGGCTGCTCCCGCTCACTTGGATTTATTCTGAGGCACAAGGAGTCCCGGAGATGAGTTTAGCAGGCAAGTGACAGAGCAGTCTTGCTTGTTGCAAAGATTCTCTTGGCTGCTATGTGGACACTGGATTGGAGGGGCTGAGGTTAGAGGCCTGGAGACCAGGTAGGACGTTGTTTCAAACTGCAGGCAAAAGTGATGCAGAAGCGGTGTCAGGCAGAGAGGCGGCTGTGAGCCGAGACACACCAGGGGAGGGGCACAACTCTGTAAACTCTATTAAGCTACAGAAGGAcactagagaaacagaaccgcTGGACTTGTCGGCTGCCCGGATGTGCGAAAACAAGGAGGGCGGTGAGGATTTGGAGGAGTCACATTTCTAGTATGGCTTCCTGCACGGATCATGAATGCGGGCGTTTATCCAGAGAGCATACACAGAGGAAGACACAGATTTGGGGGTGGGTAGGGAAGGAATGGTGACTTTTTAAACACGTTAAGCTTGAGGTGTCTACAGGATGGCCAACCGCAATTGGATAAGTGGGGCCAGGAAGCCGGGCAGAGTGGGACTGGATCTTTGTGTTGAGAATAATTTGTGTCTAGAGTTAGCAGAAAGCCCCAGGTGGGTAAGCTCTACTGGGAGGTCACAGGTGAGAAGAGACCACGGAGGGAAACCTGGAAACAGAAGGGCAGGAGAACAGGGAGTAACCAGGAGTGTGGAATAATGGAAGCCCGAGGAAGCAGAGGATCCAAGAATAAGAGAAGGATGGGTCCATGGAGTCGAAGTCTGCCTCCAGGTGAAGTAAGGGAAGGACTGAGAAGTGTCCCTATGCTAGCAAGAGGGAGGTCACCATGAGGTCGGCAGGGACGTCAGTCTTAGGAGCATGGGGGGGGAGCCTAGATTAAGGACAGGAgtgggggaaggaaaggggagagaggggtTAAGAGCTAGAGGGGGTCTGGGACAAAGGGAGAACATGTGTCCTGGCAAAAAGGCAGGAAGAGGCTGAATTGAGGGAGGGAGCCAAGTCCTGGACCCAGAGCACTGCCCTGTGCAGAGGAAGCAGATGCTTCCGGTGAGACAAGAAAACAGCACAGATGTAGATTAGTTTGAAGGGGTGATGCTGGAGGAAGCTGAAAGAGTTCTCACCCTAGAATGTTTTCTCCTGAGGCAGAGGGATGGGTGGGGTGGCAAtgggggaggctgggctggggcagtGAGGGGTGAAGCGGCTGGCCTGGAGCAGCTAAGGAGGGCCCAGCAAATGAGAGGTGGGGAGCGTGCAATCCCTCTAGAGGAAAAGTACGCAGAAGTGGGGGCGTGGTGAGAATGAGAGACGTATGCCTGAAACAGGCCTTAGGGAGGTGTGCTGGATTTCCTGAGATTTCATTTTAACCAGGCACTGACCCCACTTTACCAGGAGCCAACTGAATCTGGGCAATGGCCCTACATGACTCTAATGTCCTGGTATGGGACTCACTCCCTCAGATGGCCTCTCTTGGCTTTGCTGCACCAAAGCCATGTGCAACAAGGCTGAGAacaattttctctttctaaaggtagatcaaAACGGAATGTggtttcatgaaaaaaaattatcaaattgtGATCTGAGTTGTATAAGACTGAGCACTGGATTGGGGGATGCGGGGGCAGGTGATCTGGCTTTGGTCCAGCTCTGCCTTGACCAAAGCTCTTAGGGGCAAGTCAAATaatttctgagccttagtttccttcctccaaaggaaaacaataatacCAGCCTTTGCGGCAAAATGTAAAGCAGAGATACACTGAGGCAGGCAAAATGCTACGCATATGAGAGCTTCTCTTGGGAATTTCACCCAGTTGATTTATTTCCTGAAGGGACTGTGACCTCCAGGACTGGCATTACCCCACTCCCCTTCCTGTCCTCTAACTCTGGGGAAAGCAGATCTTGGGGGAACGAGGGGAAACTTCACCCACGGTCCCCCGCCAGGACGTGGGAGAAAGCACAAGGTGAACGTGAGGAGCAGGGGACATGCCTTCACATGTGTATTTCAACCCCATCTTGTCACAGGAGGGATTTGAGGTGAATTCCAGTGTAATTGCTCACACTCagagaagaggcaggaaaaaggTCCAAATGTCCTCATGTCCCTTTGTTCTCTTCAGAACAAAGAACACAAATCCACAAAAATGCACATGCTGCCTTGGGGAGCATGGAATTCCCCTGAAGGTGACTGGGCCAGGAAGGCCCCTGCTCCTTTCACCTACCTGCCTGCCCCACGATGCTGCTTAGTGCCCCTGAGGCCCAGTGTTGTCATGGCAATGCCTGCAGAGCAGTGAAGAGTAAAACCTCAGGCAGTCGGGACAGGTTTTCTGCCTGGGACAAGAATTTCTGTCAGGCCACTCCCTCCCCTGTCCCAGCCCCTTCACCTCTCAGGGATAGATTTGCCCAAGATCGCTATGGTCTGTGCCATCTTCTGTTCCTCAACTCACAGTCCCACCCAGACCACTGACTCTTCAAAAAGTTGTTACACTCTTGGGACATAaggcaaactgaggcccagagtgatCTGGCGCTCTGCTAAAGTGCCCTGGAAGGCAGAGCTGGGCCGAGGTGCCAGCCACCGAACTCTGCCCTGTGCGGAGCTGCCTACCAGGAGCTGGTCGCTGATCTTGAGCTTCTCCATCTGGATCTCCCGCAGAGGCTTCTTGAGCAGAGCCTTGGTCATGGCATTCTGGGCCGTCATGCGTGTGGCTGTGTTCAGGTCCTTCACTGTCATCACCGACAGTACCGGGTCCCAGATGCGGAACTGGACGTCAGCCCCCACAGACAGCACAGCCCCATCCTTAGAGGCCAACTGTTGGGGGAGGCCATGAAAGAGGGGCTGGGGGCGCAGGGAGGGCAGGCCCACTGAGACCACCCAACTTGACCCACTCGCCTGGTCACTAGCTCCTCAAGAGCAAAATGGTATCCCCAAGTGTGTGGGCTTAGGTATATGGATCAAGGAtgtcctcccagccccctccccctttttctGGTATCTTCGTCATTCCTCACCCCTAATGGCTACTCACAGGCCAATACACCCAGCATAAGACCCCACTCCCTCTGTCCACGGGAGCCAAGAAGCCCCTCACCTTGCAAGGAGGGACACTGAAGGCTCGTGTCCTCAGATCCACCCTCTGAAAGGAGTCAATGCAGGGCAGGAGCAGAACCATACCGGGTCCTTGAGGAGTGCGGATCCGGCCCAGTCGAAACACGATCATGCGCTCATAGGTGGGCACGATCTGTCCACAGGAGCAAGGCAAAGGGTTGAAAGCACTGAGCTGCTGCTGGCAATGATGTCTCCCCAGgtccctccctcacctctctcCCTCTGGCCTTGTTCAGTGTCAGGTATCCTGAGCTCTGTCTTTCGATGAAAAAACCAAAGCTCTGAGAGGTTAACTGACATTCTCAAAAATCACAAAGCCCCCCAAGTGAAACACGCAAGATCTGAACGCAGTTCTGAATGACTCCAAAAGCCATGCTCTCAACTGCCATACTGTACTGACTTGATCCTCAGTGAAACCTTTCACCTGTGTGATCTGAAGCTAGACATGACTCAAACCAGGAAACTGTCTGCCCTTGTCTTAGTTAAGGGAAAAACTGGGCTGCTCTAATAGCAGCCCTGAGCAAAGGGCTTTGCCAACTTCAGGTTCCTGGAGTCCTCAAACAAGGAAATATGTCCAAATTGAGaaatgaaggctcagagaggcagtgacttgcccaaggtcacgtgaTATTTGTTTCAGTGGCAGTTTGGGGGCTAGGATTTAGGACCTTCTAAGGACTCCCTTCGAGACCACACCAAACCCCAAGCTTTCTAGAGACACTGGCTGTTGCCTGAAGCTGCACGAGGGTAGGCTTCCACCTCTCAGGTGCAATCCTCAACTCTAGCTCACCCTTGCCCATCTGCACCATCCCTTGTTGAAAATGACACCTGAATTCCTATTACTCATCACCTACTGGGTCAGCTtgagtgtttttcatttctaatttagcCTAACCCAAACGGAGGAAGATATTTGTGTGCACCTTAAAGCCAGTGTTCAGACCCCCAAACTTGGGAGTTTGGGAAGACTTgtttctgccacttattagctcccagtatgactttggacaagtctgaacttcagtttcctcatctgaaaggtGAGAATGAACAATTCTTATCCAGCCTATTTCACAGAGCTGTGATAATATTtaggggaagggggcagaggaTGGGGAATTCACCCACCAGTGCCAAAGTTCTCAACATGGCCCAACCATTCTTGGGGCTGACCCAGCCAGACTTACCTTCAGGGCAAACCAACCAGAAATGGGGAAGGTGATCAGCAGCAGCAAGAACCCCAGGAAACTGATGAGGCCATGGCAGAGGCAGGAAGGCCAGCTCTGAGGTGCATCTGGGGACAAGAGAGCAAATGTAGTCAAGGAATGCCGACTGGGTCTGGCAGGACAGCTGCTGGCTGAGTGAACTCATTCAAGTGTACCTTTTGCCCACCTCCCCTTTCAGTGGCTCCTTCCTTTTCAGGGCTAAGATGTTCTTTCCTAGCTCACAGCTCTTCACTCCACTTTAGTGCCGTGCCCTAAGGACCATCAAATACTTGCCTTGCCTAATACTACTCCCGTATCTTTGGGCAGGTGCTAGTTAAGGACTATTCCTTCCTCCCATACACCAAAACTAATCTGTCCCAAGTCCCACCCTCACAAGGCCTATTCTCTGCTAGACATCAGTCAGCGGAGTTGAGAAGGCAATCACTCAATGCTCTCCTCACTGGGCTGAGCAGGAGTCAATCCTTTTGTCTGATTTATATTGCCTCCGATAGCTGGCAAAGCCAGGAGTACCTGGGCATCTGTAAACACACGCTGGGTTGAACTGAATGATACTAGCATAACACCTCCTCTACTATCAGCCCCAGAAGTGTGCTTTCAAGGAGTCCTTTTGGAGACAGCCTAAGGCTATCTGGTGAGGGGAGAAAGCATAACTCCAGGTGGCATCACTGGACCTTAGCTTAAAGGGATAAAGCATCAGTTGCTCTTCAACAGATGCCAGAGATGAGGGCAAAGATGTTCTTTCCTAGCTCACAATTCTTCACCCCCCTTTAATGCCCTCTGGGCCATGCCTCGCTTGAAGCAGCCTCAGGTGAGAGGTGGGGGATGGAGAACTAGGAAAATGAGATTCATCTGAACCACAGGTCCCTGCCCCCATGAACCAGAAGCCCAGAATGGGAGTGAAAGCTGAGAAAGCCCCAGAATCTGGGAGAGGTTATTTTctgctctctttcctctcctaacCCCGAACAGAAAGCAGACAGGAGCCTCGGCTCCACACTTCCAGGAACCCTatacttctgggctctctgggCCCCAGAATGCTAAATCTCCTTTCCTGCCTCGTTCTGACCCATGTGGCCCCTGCAGGAAAGGAACCCTTGGATAGGGGCAGCTGTCATTAGAGGAGGATCACAGAGGGGCCACATCCTCTGGGGTTTTGGTTGTtaggttgtggcatgtgggatctggccTATGGGCCAAGGGAATTACTCAAGGATTTGGAGCAAGACAGGGCCTGGAAGACATGACAGGCACCTGAGGGCCTGCTTATCTCCACCAGGAAACAGGGAGATGCTCAAGCTCAGGGAGTCTAGAGGTGCCCCCTGAGGTGAAGATTCTGCCATTTCTCTGCAGCCAAGTGCCCTTGGCGTGCTGGTGACCTTAGTTTCTTTCTAGGCAAAATGGAACCCTGAAACCTCTGGGCTGATAAAAAGCCGAGGAGAAACGAGGTGGGGCGAGGCTTCTTGGAGGATGAGAGAGCTCTGGGGCTGCAGCCCCGTAGCCCTAGGAGGGCTGGATCAGCAGTAGCGTCCCAGCGCCTGATTCAAGCCCTTCTCCACATTGTGGAGACCCCCTCTCGGTCCCTCCTCTTAGGATGTGAGAGCGCAAGACCGGCTGACTCCCGACAGGCGGAGAGTTCGGCCCAGGGGTGCCAGCCGATCTCTCCCGGGTCCGCTGTGCTGGGCGGCCACTCACCGGCCCCCGGCCCCACGCCGCCCGGCTCCGGGGACAAGCAACCCTTCTGCGAGCCCAAGAAGCCGAAGCTCGACTGCTGGAAACGGTCAAAGTCCCCCAAGGGCAGCGCCCGGTACCCAGACCTGCCGAGCATGACTCCTAACGGGCATACGCCCCGCGCCCCAGCACGGTACGGAGCCTGACCAGCCGGCCGCTA
Protein-coding regions in this window:
- the STOML1 gene encoding stomatin-like protein 1 isoform X5; this encodes MLGRSGYRALPLGDFDRFQQSSFGFLGSQKGCLSPEPGGVGPGADAPQSWPSCLCHGLISFLGFLLLLITFPISGWFALKIVPTYERMIVFRLGRIRTPQGPGMVLLLPCIDSFQRVDLRTRAFSVPPCKLASKDGAVLSVGADVQFRIWDPVLSVMTVKDLNTATRMTAQNAMTKALLKKPLREIQMEKLKISDQLLLEINDVTRAWGLEVDRVELAVEAVLQLPQDSPAGPSLDSTLQQLALHFLGGGMSSVAGGAPLPEPADTLDMVNEVEPPAPHGGVGSSPKQPVAEGLLTALKPFLCEALVSQVGACYQFNVVLPSGTQSIYFLDLTTVQGPLSVVASPVAEHRLQTRRLSGHGSRAQPLRGMWNLP
- the STOML1 gene encoding stomatin-like protein 1 isoform X4 translates to MLGRSGYRALPLGDFDRFQQSSFGFLGSQKGCLSPEPGGVGPGADAPQSWPSCLCHGLISFLGFLLLLITFPISGWFALKIVPTYERMIVFRLGRIRTPQGPGMVLLLPCIDSFQRVDLRTRAFSVPPCKLASKDGAVLSVGADVQFRIWDPVLSVMTVKDLNTATRMTAQNAMTKALLKKPLREIQMEKLKISDQLLLEINDVTRAWGLEVDRVELAVEAVLQLPQDSPAGPSLDSTLQQLALHFLGGGMSSVAGGAPLPEPDTLDMVNEVEPPAPHGGVGSSPKQPVAEGLLTALKPFLCEALVSQVGACYQFNVVLPSGTQSIYFLDLTTGQGRVGRGVPDAIPDVVVEMAEEDLQALLCRELRPLGAYMSGRLKVKGDLAVAMKLEAVLRALK
- the STOML1 gene encoding stomatin-like protein 1 isoform X2, coding for MLGRSGYRALPLGDFDRFQQSSFGFLGSQKGCLSPEPGGVGPGADAPQSWPSCLCHGLISFLGFLLLLITFPISGWFALKIVPTYERMIVFRLGRIRTPQGPGMVLLLPCIDSFQRVDLRTRAFSVPPCKLASKDGAVLSVGADVQFRIWDPVLSVMTVKDLNTATRMTAQNAMTKALLKKPLREIQMEKLKISDQLLLEINDVTRAWGLEVDRVELAVEAVLQLPQDSPAGPSLDSTLQQLALHFLGGGMSSVAGGAPLPEPDTLDMVNEVEPPAPHGGVGSSPKQPVAEGLLTALKPFLCEALVSQVGACYQFNVVLPSGTQSIYFLDLTTGAAALPALFLPTWVARSPYHPWSFFRLGPAPAGSLGQTHSNQGLRCHLQTVTIQASVSLPCPRQQDNSDGRASCTKSPHTRCSPVHGRLSAEHVLCVISPTSHHQRMI
- the STOML1 gene encoding stomatin-like protein 1 isoform X6, yielding MLGRSGYRALPLGDFDRFQQSSFGFLGSQKGCLSPEPGGVGPGADAPQSWPSCLCHGLISFLGFLLLLITFPISGWFALKIVPTYERMIVFRLGRIRTPQGPGMVLLLPCIDSFQRVDLRTRAFSVPPCKLASKDGAVLSVGADVQFRIWDPVLSVMTVKDLNTATRMTAQNAMTKALLKKPLREIQMEKLKISDQLLLEINDVTRAWGLEVDRVELAVEAVLQLPQDSPAGPSLDSTLQQLALHFLGGGMSSVAGGAPLPEPDTLDMVNEVEPPAPHGGVGSSPKQPVAEGLLTALKPFLCEALVSQVGACYQFNVVLPSGTQSIYFLDLTTVQGPLSVVASPVAEHRLQTRRLSGHGSRAQPLRGMWNLP
- the STOML1 gene encoding stomatin-like protein 1 isoform X3, yielding MLGRSGYRALPLGDFDRFQQSSFGFLGSQKGCLSPEPGGVGPGADAPQSWPSCLCHGLISFLGFLLLLITFPISGWFALKIVPTYERMIVFRLGRIRTPQGPGMVLLLPCIDSFQRVDLRTRAFSVPPCKLASKDGAVLSVGADVQFRIWDPVLSVMTVKDLNTATRMTAQNAMTKALLKKPLREIQMEKLKISDQLLLEINDVTRAWGLEVDRVELAVEAVLQLPQDSPAGPSLDSTLQQLALHFLGGGMSSVAGGAPLPEPADTLDMVNEVEPPAPHGGVGSSPKQPVAEGLLTALKPFLCEALVSQVGACYQFNVVLPSGTQSIYFLDLTTGQGRVGRGVPDAIPDVVVEMAEEDLQALLCRELRPLGAYMSGRLKVKGDLAVAMKLEAVLRALK
- the STOML1 gene encoding stomatin-like protein 1 isoform X1 yields the protein MLGRSGYRALPLGDFDRFQQSSFGFLGSQKGCLSPEPGGVGPGADAPQSWPSCLCHGLISFLGFLLLLITFPISGWFALKIVPTYERMIVFRLGRIRTPQGPGMVLLLPCIDSFQRVDLRTRAFSVPPCKLASKDGAVLSVGADVQFRIWDPVLSVMTVKDLNTATRMTAQNAMTKALLKKPLREIQMEKLKISDQLLLEINDVTRAWGLEVDRVELAVEAVLQLPQDSPAGPSLDSTLQQLALHFLGGGMSSVAGGAPLPEPADTLDMVNEVEPPAPHGGVGSSPKQPVAEGLLTALKPFLCEALVSQVGACYQFNVVLPSGTQSIYFLDLTTGAAALPALFLPTWVARSPYHPWSFFRLGPAPAGSLGQTHSNQGLRCHLQTVTIQASVSLPCPRQQDNSDGRASCTKSPHTRCSPVHGRLSAEHVLCVISPTSHHQRMI